From Anopheles funestus chromosome 3RL, idAnoFuneDA-416_04, whole genome shotgun sequence, a single genomic window includes:
- the LOC125767940 gene encoding spectrin beta chain isoform X6, protein MTTDISVVRWDPSQGPGNEFIEDIEYDGGNSSSRLFERSRIKALAEERESVQKKTFTKWVNSHLVRVNSPIKDLYVDMRDGKNLIKLLEVLSGERLPRPTKGKMRIHCLENVDKALQFLREQRVHLENIGSHDIVDGNASLNLGLIWTIILRFQIQDITIEETDNKETKSAKDALLLWCQMKTAGYHNVNVRNFTTSWRDGLAFNAIIHKHRPDLIQFDKLSKTNPIQNLNNAFNVAEEKLGLTKLLDAEDIFVDHPDEKSIITYVVTYYHYFSKLKQETVQGKRIGKVVGIAMDNDRMINEYESLTSELLKWIEVTIVQLGDRHFVNSLVGVQQQLAQFSNYRTVEKPPKFVEKGNLEVLLFTLQSKMRANNQKPYTPKEGKMISDINKAWERLEKAEHERELALREELIRQEKLEQLAARFNRKATMRETWLSENQRLVSTDNFGFDLAAVEAAAKKHEAIETDIFAYEERVQAVVAVCNELEAEKYHDIERIAARKDNVLRLWNYLIELLRARRMRLEFSIQLQQNFQEMIYILDSMEEIKQRLLTDDYGKHLMGVEDLLQKHSLVEADINVLGDRVKQVVQNSQKFLVDEEDNYKPCDPSIIVDRVQRLEDAYAELCKLAVERRSRLEENRKLWQFYWDMADEENWIKEKEQIVSADEIGHDLTTVNLLLSKHKALESEIQSHEPQLTAVSEVGDELVRRGHFGADRIDERLKEIMAMWSNLRQLTDNRRKRLEDAVDYFQLFADADDIDNWMLDALRLVSSEDVGRDEANVQSLLKKHKDVADELKNYAETIEQLHAQADRLTLNPPEQEKVRERLAAIDARYKELMELAKLRKQRLLDALSLYKLISESDGVEQWIGEKERMLQTMVPGKDIEDVEIMKHRYDGFDKEMNANASRVAVVNQLARQLLHVEHPNSQEILEKQNHLNNSWSKLREQAESKRDDLKSAHGVQTFYIECRETVSWIEDKKRILTETDSLQMDLTGVMTLQRRLSGMERDLAAIQAKLTALENEADAIEGEHPEEAALIRERVAQIQTIWEQLTQMLKERDSKLEEAGDLHRFLRDLDHFQAWLTKTQTDVASEDTPTSLPEAEKLLNQHQSIREEIDNYTEDYKKMMEYGEGLTSEPTQTEDPQYMFLRERLKALKDGWEELHQMWENRQVLLSQGLDQQLFNRDARQAEVLLSQQEHVLSKDDTPVNLEQAENQLKRHEAFLTTMEANDEKFNTIVQVAGQMTSKDHFDADKITKRAESIAHRRDDNRNRALELHEKLKNQVKLHEFLQDIEELTEWVQEKYITAQDDTYRSAKTVHSKWTRHQAFEAEIAANKERLHEAKKAAQELMVEKPEFKEIIEPKLTDLSKNFDELETSTKEKGALLFDAKREVIVQQSVDDIDSWMDDLEKQIINTDTGNDLTSVNILMQKQQIIQTQMAVKARQVEELDKQTEVLTKTAPSDVVEPIVEKKTAVNARFEKIKAPLLERQRQLEKKKEAFQFRRDVEDEKLWIDEKMPLAESTEYGNSLFNVHVLKKKHQSLNTEIDNHEPRIMTICNNGQKLIDEGHEDAGSYADLISQLTQKWQELKDAVENRHRQLDQSEKVQQYFFDAAEAESWMSEQELYMMVEDRGKDETSAQNLMKKHESLEQSVEDYADTIRQLGETARQLTTEQHAYSDQVSVKQSQLDKLYAGLKDLAGERRARLDEALQLFMLSREVDDLEQWITDREVVAGSHELGQDYDHITLLWERFNEFAQDTATVGSERVAKANGIADDLIHAGHSDSATIAEWKDGLNESWQDLLELIETRKAMLAASRELHKFFHDCKDVLGRINEKQHGVSEELGRDAGVVSALQRKHQNFIQDLMTLHAQVQQIQEESAKLQAAYAGEKAREITNREHEVLNAWAHLQAMCDERRGKLADTGDLFKFFNMVRTLMLWMEDVVRQMNTSEKPRDVSGVELLMNNHQSLKAEIDTREDNFSACLALGKELLSRNHYASADIKDRLLQLTNSRNALLHRWEERWENLQLILEVYQFARDAAVAEAWLIAQEPYLMSTELGHTIDEVENLIKKHEAFEKSAAAQEERFSALERLTTFELKEMKRRQDAAEEAERQRLEAEAAARAAAEAEAEAARQAEAAAARDAADAPGSPHSTREQESGGADEGAQEGILTRKHEWESTTKKASNRSWDKVYCVARSGRLTFFKDQRSAKSVPEQTFRGEPPLELKGAQIEIASDYTKKKHVFRIKLSNGGEFLLQCHDDSEMQQWVTALKAQCELDASGEGRSLTLPASSQKDEQKRRSFFTLKKN, encoded by the exons ATGACGACTGACATTTCCGTAGTACGATGGGACCCTAGCCAGGGTCCTGGAAATGAATTTATCGAAGATATCGAATACGACGGAGGAAACTCCAGTTCCCGTTTATTCGAACGATCACGCATCAAGGCGTTAGCAG AGGAACGTGAAAGTGTTCAAAAAAAGACATTCACAAAATGGGTCAACTCGCACCTTGTTCGGGTGAACAGTCCGATCAAAGACCTGTATGTCGATATGCGGGATGGCAAAAACTTGATCAAGCTGCTAGAGGTACTCTCGGGTGAGCGATTGCCACGGCCAACGAAGGGCAAGATGCGTATCCACTGTCTGGAAAATGTGGACAAAGCGCTGCAATTTTTGCGTGAACAGCGTGTCCATTTGGAAAATATCGGTTCGCACGATATTGTCGATGGTAACGCTAGTTTGAACCTGGGCTTGATCTGGACAATCATTCTGCGCTTCCAG ATTCAAGATATTACTATAGAAGAAACGGACAACAAAGAGACCAAATCTGCCAAGGATGCGTTGCTGCTGTGGTGTCAAATGAAAACTGCCGGTTATCATAATGTAAACGTGCGCAACTTTACCACCTCGTGGCGTGACGGATTGGCGTTCAATGCAATTATACACAAGCACCGGCCGGACTTGATACAGTTCGACAAGCTGTCGAAAACAAATCCGATCCAGAACTTGAACAATGCATTCAACGTCGCGGAAGAGAAGCTTGGCCTGACGAAGCTGCTCGACGCGGAAGACATCTTCGTCGATCATCCGGACGAAAAGTCAATCATTACGTACGTCGTGACGTACTATCACTACTTCAGCAAGCTGAAGCAGGAAACGGTACAGGGCAAGCGTATTGGCAAGGTGGTCGGTATTGCGATGGACAACGATCGCATGATCAACGAGTACGAATCGTTGACGAGCGAGCTGCTGAAATGGATTGAAGTGACGATCGTGCAGTTGGGCGATCGGCATTTTGTCAACTCGCTCGTAGGCGTACAGCAACAGCTGGCACAGTTCTCCAACTATCGCACGGTCGAAAAGCCGCCGAAGTTTGTCGAGAAGGGCAACCTCGAGGTGCTACTGTTCACGCTCCAGTCAAAGATGAGagcaaacaatcaaaaacCGTACACGCCCAAGGAGGGTAAGATGATTTCAGATATCAACAAGGCCTGGGAACGTTTGGAAAAGGCTGAGCACGAGCGTGAACTGGCGTTGCGCGAGGAGTTGATCCGCCAGGAGAAGCTAGAGCAGCTTGCAGCCCGCTTCAACCGCAAAGCTACGATGCGTGAAACCTGGCTGTCCGAGAACCAGCGTCTGGTTAGCACGGATAACTTTGGCTTTGATTTGGCTGCAGTCGAAGCAGCCGCCAAAAAGCATGAAGCTATCGAAACGGACATCTTTGCGTACGAGGAGCGAGTGCAAGCTGTGGTTGCAGTTTGCAACGAGCTGGAAGCCGAAAAGTATCACGATATTGAGCGCATTGCTGCCCGCAAGGATAATGTGCTGCGTCTGTGGAACTACCTGATCGAGCTGCTCCGTGCTCGACGCATGCGCCTCGAGTTCTCCATTCAGCTACAGCAGAACTTCCAGGAGATGATCTACATTCTGGACTCGATGGAGGAGATCAAGCAACGTTTGCTGACGGACGATTACGGCAAACATCTGATGGGTGTAGAGGACTTGCTGCAGAAGCATTCGCTCGTCGAGGCGGACATCAACGTGCTTGGTGATCGTGTGAAACAAGTTGTACAAAATTCGCAGAAGTTCTTGGTGGACGAGGAGGATAACTACAAACCGTGCGACCCATCGATCATCGTCGATCGCGTCCAGCGTCTGGAGGATGCGTACGCCGAACTGTGCAAGCTCGCTGTCGAACGTCGCTCCCGGTTGGAGGAGAACCGCAAGCTGTGGCAGTTCTACTGGGACATGGCTGATGAGGAGAACTGGATCAAGGAGAAGGAGCAGATTGTGTCGGCAGATGAGATTGGTCACGATTTGACGACGGTTAACTTGCTGTTGTCGAAACACAAGGCGCTCGAATCGGAGATACAGTCGCACGAACCGCAACTGACGGCCGTCAGCGAGGTTGGAGATGAGCTGGTGCGCCGTGGTCACTTCGGTGCAGATCGTATCGATGAGCGTTTGAAGGAAATCATGGCTATGTGGAGCAATTTGCGCCAGCTGACAGACAACCGTCGCAAGCGGCTAGAAGATGCGGTAGATTACTTCCAGCTGTTTGCCGACGCAGATGACATCGATAACTGGATGTTGGACGCTTTGCGGCTGGTATCGTCCGAGGATGTGGGTCGCGATGAAGCAAATGTGCAGAGTTTGCTTAAGAAGCACAAGGACGTTGCGGACGAGCTGAAGAACTACGCCGAAACGATCGAACAGCTGCATGCTCAGGCCGATCGCTTGACGCTTAACCCTCCGGAACAGGAGAAGGTACGCGAGCGTCTCGCTGCGATCGATGCCCGCTACAAGGAGCTGATGGAGTTGGCCAAGCTGCGCAAACAGCGACTGCTGGATGCTCTCAGCCTGTACAAGCTGATTTCCGAAAGCGACGGTGTCGAGCAATGGATCGGAGAAAAGGAACGCATGTTGCAGACAATGGTCCCGGGCAAAGACATCGAAGATGTGGAAATCATGAAGCATCGTTACGACGGATTCGACAAAGAAATGAACGCCAATGCGTCTCGCGTCGCTGTAGTGAACCAGCTTGCCCGACAGCTGTTGCATGTGGAGCATCCAAATTCACAGGAAATTCTAGAGAAACAGAACCACCTGAACAACTCCTGGTCGAAGTTGCGCGAGCAAGCGGAAAGCAAGCGCGACGATCTGAAATCGGCTCACGGTGTGCAGACGTTCTACATCGAATGTCGCGAAACGGTGTCGTGGATCGAGGACAAGAAGCGCATCCTCACCGAGACGGACAGTCTACAGATGGATTTGACCGGTGTGATGACGCTGCAGCGCCGTCTGAGCGGTATGGAACGCGATTTGGCCGCTATCCAGGCGAAGCTGACGGCGCTCGAGAACGAAGCCGACGCAATCGAGGGTGAACATCCGGAGGAGGCCGCATTGATCCGCGAGCGTGTGGCACAGATTCAAACCATCTGGGAACAACTGACCCAGATGCTGAAGGAGCGCGATTCCAAGCTGGAGGAGGCTGGCGATTTGCACCGTTTCCTACGCGATCTGGATCACTTCCAGGCATGGTTGACCAAGACACAGACGGATGTCGCTTCCGAGGATACGCCAACATCGCTGCCCGAGGCTGAGAAACTGCTCAACCAGCATCAGAGCATCCGCGAAGAAATCGACAACTACACCGAGGACTACAAGAAGATGATGGAGTACGGCGAGGGTCTCACGTCGGAGCCAACGCAAACCGAGGACCCGCAGTACATGTTCTTGCGCGAGCGTCTGAAGGCGCTGAAGGATGGCTGGGAGGAACTGCACCAGATGTGGGAAAATCGTCAGGTGTTGCTTTCCCAAGGTTTGGATCAGCAACTGTTCAACCGCGATGCCCGCCAGGCCGAGGTACTGCTCAGCCAACAGGAGCATGTGCTTAGCAAGGATGATACCCCGGTCAATCTGGAACAGGCCGAAAATCAGCTGAAACGTCACGAAGCGTTCCTCACGACAATGGAAGCTAACGATGAGAAGTTCAATACGATCGTCCAGGTTGCGGGTCAGATGACGAGCAAGGATCATTTCGACGCAGACAAGATCACGAAGCGTGCCGAAAGCATTGCACACCGGCGTGACGATAACCGTAACCGTGCGCTGGAACTGCACGAGAAGCTAAAGAACCAGGTGAAACTGCACGAGTTCTTGCAGGATATTGAAGAGCTGACGGAGTGGGTGCAGGAGAAGTACATCACCGCACAGGACGACACTTATCGCAGCGCCAAGACGGTGCACTCGAAATGGACCCGACATCAGGCGTTTGAGGCAGAAATTGCCGCTAACAAGGAGCGTCTGCATGAGGCGAAGAAGGCCGCTCAGGAGCTCATGGTGGAGAAGCCGGAGTTCAAGGAAATTATCGAACCGAAGCTGACGGATCTGTCGAAGAACTTCGACGAGCTGGAAACCAGTACCAAGGAAAAGGGTGCCCTTCTGTTCGATGCCAAGCGTGAAGTGATTGTGCAGCAGAGCGTCGACGATATCGATTCGTGGATGGACGACCTAGAGAAGCAGATCATCAACACAGACACTGGCAACGATCTAACCTCGGTGAACATTCTCATGCAGAAGCAACAGATCATCCAAACACAGATGGCCGTGAAGGCTCGCCAGGTGGAGGAGCTTGACAAACAGACGGAGGTACTGACGAAGACTGCCCCGTCCGATGTGGTCGAACCGATCGTGGAGAAGAAGACGGCAGTAAATGCACGTTTCGAAAAGATCAAGGCACCACTGTTGGAACGCCAACGGCAGctagaaaagaagaaggaagcgTTCCAGTTCCGCCGAGATGTCGAGGACGAAAAGTTGTGGATCGACGAGAAGATGCCGCTGGCCGAATCGACCGAATATGGCAACTCGCTGTTCAATGTGCATGTGCTGAAGAAGAAGCACCAGTCGCTGAATACGGAAATCGACAACCACGAGCCACGCATCATGACGATCTGCAACAATGGTCAGAAGCTGATCGACGAAGGTCACGAAGATGCGGGCTCTTACGCCGATCTGATCAGCCAGCTGACGCAGAAGTGGCAGGAGCTGAAGGATGCGGTCGAAAACCGTCACCGCCAGCTGGACCAGTCGGAGAAGGTGCAGCAATACTTCTTCGATGCGGCTGAAGCGGAATCGTGGATGAGCGAACAGGAGCTGTACATGATGGTGGAGGATCGTGGCAAGGACGAAACATCGGCCCAGAATCTGATGAAGAAGCATGAAAGTCTGGAACAATCGGTGGAAGACTATGCCGACACTATTCGCCAGCTGGGTGAAACCGCACGTCAGCTAACGACCGAACAGCACGCGTACAGCGATCAGGTATCGGTGAAACAGTCGCAGCTGGACAAACTGTACGCTGGTTTGAAGGATCTGGCAGGCGAACGTCGTGCCCGTTTGGATGAGGCCCTGCAGCTGTTCATGTTGAGCCGTGAGGTAGATGATCTGGAACAGTGGATTACCGACCGTGAAGTGGTTGCAGGTTCGCACGAGCTTGGACAAGACTACGATCACATTACGCTGCTGTGGGAACGCTTCAACGAGTTCGCCCAGGATACGGCCACCGTTGGCAGTGAGCGCgtcgctaaggcaaacggtaTTGCTGACGATCTTATCCATGCCGGCCACTCGGACAGTGCTACGATCGCCGAATGGAAGGACGGTTTGAATGAGTCCTGGCAGGATCTGCTGGAGTTGATCGAAACACGCAAGGCGATGTTGGCCGCTTCGCGCGAACTGCACAAATTCTTCCACGACTGCAAGGACGTGCTGGGACGCATTAACGAGAAGCAGCATGGCGTTTCGGAGGAGCTGGGCCGTGATGCGGGTGTCGTGTCGGCCCTGCAGCGCAAGCACCAGAACTTCATCCAAGACCTGATGACgctacacgcgcaggtgcaacAGATTCAGGAAGAGTCGGCCAAACTGCAGGCGGCGTACGCCGGTGAGAAGGCACGGGAAATTACGAACCGCGAACACGAAGTGCTAAATGCGTGGGCCCATCTGCAAGCGATGTGCGATGAGCGTCGTGGCAAGCTTGCCGACACCGGTGATCTGTTCAAGTTCTTCAACATGGTCCGCACGCTGATGCTGTGGATGGAGGACGTTGTGCGGCAGATGAACACGTCGGAGAAGCCGCGCGACGTATCGGGCGTCGAACTGCTCATGAACAACCACCAAAGCCTGAAGGCGGAAATTGATACGCGCGAGGATAACTTCAGCGCCTGTCTGGCGTTGGGCAAGGAACTGCTGTCCCGTAATCACTACGCATCGGCTGACATTAAGGATCGATTGTTGCAGCTCACAAACAGCCGAAATGCACTGCTACATCGATGGGAAGAGCGTTGGGAGAATTTGCAGCTGA TTTTGGAAGTGTATCAGTTCGCCCGCGATGCTGCCGTCGCTGAGGCATGGCTTATCGCACAGGAACCGTATCTGATGTCAACCGAGCTGGGACACACTATTGACGAGGTGGAGAATCTAATTAAGAAGCACGAAGCCTTCGAAAAATCTGCCGCTGCCCAAGAGGAACGCTTTAGCGCATTAGAGCGATTGACAACG TTTGAGCTCAAAGAAATGAAGCGTCGCCAGGATGCAGCCGAGGAAGCAGAACGCCAGCGACTGGAAGCGGAAGCGGCCGCACGTGCCGCTGCCGAAGCAGAAGCCGAAGCAGCCCGACAGGCAGAAGCGGCCGCAGCGCGTGATGCAGCCGATGCACCAGGTTCACCACATTCCACCCGCGAACAAGAGTCAG GTGGAGCAGATGAAGGTGCACAGGAAGGAATCCTTACACGCAAACACGAATGGGAATCGACTACGAAGAAGGCTTCGAACCGTTCCTGGGATAAA GTCTATTGTGTTGCCCGTAGCGGCCGGTTAACGTTCTTCAAGGATCAACGATCAGCAAAATCGGTACCGGAGCAGACGTTCCGCGGTGAGCCACCGCTAGAGCTGAAGGGTGCTCAGATCGAAATCGCCAGCGATTACACGAAGAAGAAGCACGTGTTCAGAATCAA ACTATCGAATGGCGGTGAATTCCTGCTCCAGTGTCACGATGATTCCGAGATGCAGCAATGGGTAACGGCTTTGAAAGCACAATGCGAGCTTGACGCTAGCGGCGAAGGTCGTTCGCTAACGCTGCCCGCTTCCTCTCAGAAGGATGAACAGAAGAGACGGTCATTCTTTACACTGAAGAAAAA TTAA